A DNA window from Hordeum vulgare subsp. vulgare chromosome 1H, MorexV3_pseudomolecules_assembly, whole genome shotgun sequence contains the following coding sequences:
- the LOC123439194 gene encoding uncharacterized protein LOC123439194, whose translation MTAGAASAGAVRRAVDRACAAARGARRALARFAPRPSAFCSAADAEAAAVRGVRNARTFRYHYAALQWALLLASLAAAGHRASVLFLMAASKVLLVCLGLLAPFPRLALLRRFVAAAFVALVLADLTAAGAVANLMAALAVGVPVILLHASFRVRDDLEGPSTENGEEEEAAVVEKRDDGDVEAGPTRRSTAVAPRSPK comes from the coding sequence ATGACTGCCGGCGCCGCGAGCGCGGGCGCGGTCCGGCGGGCGGTCGACAGGGCGTGCGCGGCCGCCAGGGGGGCGCGGCGCGCGCTGGCGCGGTTCGCGCCGCGGCCGTCGGCGTTCTGCTCGGCGGCGGACGCGGAGGCCGCGGCGGTGCGCGGGGTCCGCAACGCGCGCACGTTCCGGTACCACTACGCCGCGCTGCAGTGGGCGCTCCTCCTGGCGTCGCTGGCCGCGGCGGGGCACCGGGCGTCGGTGCTCTTCCTCATGGCCGCCTCCAAGGTCCTCCTCGTCTGCCTCGGCCTCCTCGCGCCGTTCCCGAGATTGGCGCTACTCCGCCGATTCGTCGCCGCGGCCTTCGTCGCGCTCGTGCTCGCCGACCTCACCGCGGCCGGCGCCGTCGCCAACCTCATGGCCGCGCTGGCGGTGGGCGTCCCGGTAATCCTGCTCCACGCCTCGTTCCGTGTCCGCGACGACCTCGAGGGGCCCTCCACGGagaacggcgaggaggaggaggcggcggtcgtGGAGAAGAGGGATGACGGCGATGTCGAGGCAGGCCCCACGCGGCGGTCCACGGCGGTCGCGCCAAGATCGCCGAAGTGA
- the LOC123439206 gene encoding nucleoside diphosphate kinase 1: protein MAEQTFIMIKPDGVQRGLIGEVISRFEKKGFYLKGMKLQNVEKSFAEQHYADLSSKPFFAGLVEYIVSGPVVAMVWEGKSVVATGRKIIGATNPLASEPGTIRGDFAVDIGRNVIHGSDSVENARKEIALWFPEGLAEWRSSQHNWIYEA, encoded by the exons ATGGCGGAGCAGACCTTCATCATGATCAAGCCCGACGGCGTCCAGAGGGGCCTC ATCGGCGAGGTCATCAGCCGCTTCGAGAAGAAGGGCTTCTACCTTAAAG GCATGAAGCTCCAGAACGTGGAGAAGTCGTTCGCCGAGCAGCACTACGCCGATCTGTCCTCCAAACCCTTCTTCGCTGGGCTCGTGGAGTACATCGTCTCCGGCCCGGTCGTCGCTATGGTCTGGGAGGGCAAGAGCGTCGTCGCCACTGGACGCAAGATCATTGGCGCCACCAACCCCCTGGCCTCCGAGCCCGGCACCATCCGTGGTGACTTCGCCGTCGACATCGGCAG GAATGTCATCCATGGAAGCGACTCAGTTGAGAATGCCAGGAAGGAGATCGCCCTCTGGTTCCCTGAGGGCCTTGCTGAGTGGAGGAGCAGCCAGCACAACTGGATCTATGAGGCTTAA